A section of the Devosia rhizoryzae genome encodes:
- a CDS encoding ABC transporter permease, whose product MSTEVKQRSSLELTLRRLFADRAGLVSMVFIILLIAVAVGADGIAALTGHSAVAQFLTTGLTPTGLPVPPNGEFLFGTDQLGRDVLIRLAHGARISLAIGVVASLLAAAIGITIGLVAGYFGGWIDVVLGRLMDLVMSIPVLLCMLSLVAVFGPSLALSLTVIVFFSWTTMGRVIRGQVLSLKEREFVLASRSMGAGHFSIMVNDILPNLGAPIIIYTTMMVPTSIIFEATLSFLGLGIVPPAPSWGGMLAEAANNSIYMFAWWLVLFPGLALLFTTLSFNILGDALRDALDPASMRHKRPRKKRQAAGAAS is encoded by the coding sequence ATGAGCACCGAAGTCAAGCAGCGCAGTTCCCTCGAACTGACCCTCCGCCGGCTGTTTGCGGATCGCGCCGGTCTCGTCTCGATGGTCTTCATCATCCTGCTGATCGCGGTGGCCGTCGGAGCCGACGGCATTGCGGCGCTCACCGGCCACAGCGCCGTCGCACAGTTCCTGACCACTGGCCTGACCCCTACTGGCCTGCCCGTTCCGCCTAACGGCGAATTTCTCTTCGGCACCGATCAGCTGGGCCGCGATGTGCTCATCCGCCTTGCTCATGGCGCGCGGATTTCGCTAGCCATAGGTGTCGTGGCGTCGCTGCTGGCTGCCGCCATCGGCATTACCATTGGCCTTGTCGCGGGCTATTTCGGCGGGTGGATCGACGTCGTGCTCGGACGACTGATGGATCTCGTGATGAGCATTCCGGTCCTTCTTTGCATGCTCTCGCTGGTCGCCGTCTTCGGCCCGAGCCTCGCTCTAAGCCTCACGGTCATCGTCTTCTTTTCGTGGACCACAATGGGTCGCGTCATCCGCGGCCAGGTGCTGTCGCTGAAGGAGCGCGAATTCGTCCTTGCCTCCCGCTCAATGGGCGCCGGGCACTTCTCGATCATGGTCAACGATATCCTGCCGAACCTGGGCGCGCCGATCATCATCTACACGACGATGATGGTTCCGACTTCGATCATCTTTGAAGCAACGCTCTCGTTCCTTGGGCTCGGCATTGTCCCACCTGCTCCGAGCTGGGGCGGCATGCTGGCTGAAGCTGCCAACAACTCCATCTACATGTTCGCCTGGTGGCTGGTGCTGTTTCCGGGTCTGGCCCTGCTCTTCACCACACTCTCGTTCAACATCCTTGGCGACGCCCTGCGCGACGCCCTCGACCCGGCGAGCATGCGCCATAAACGGCCGCGCAAGAAAAGACAGGCAGCGGGAGCTGCATCATGA
- a CDS encoding metal-dependent hydrolase family protein gives MNVLVVDGRIQAVTDQSITGNGVREYDVGGRTLMPGLIDAHAHVFAINLVAENDRNIALTEMTARAVPRIRKMLDRGFTSVRDVAGGDVGIRNAIAQGFIPGPRLFVGGPALSQIGGHGDHRSITDESLDIDLNSSAFYFTCRIVEGVDNLRSVVRNELRKGADHIKVLASGGVGSPTDAIEVPQYSEEEIRVVVQEAERRGKYVCAHAYESAAIAHSVRAGVRTIEHGNLINSETAAMVAAADAYVVPTLVAYEVTAQHGERLGLSPVVMQKLNMVNDAGIVMLGLCEDAGVKLGFGTDLMGDMEFAQLQELTIRARVQRPVDVLKSATSVNAEIVQRPDLGVIEAGATADILVVDGDPLKDISILTEPEKNLRMIMKQGDIYRTDLTAKSA, from the coding sequence ATGAACGTTCTGGTGGTGGATGGCCGTATCCAGGCGGTCACCGACCAATCGATTACCGGCAACGGGGTCAGAGAATACGATGTCGGTGGTCGCACGCTGATGCCTGGCCTGATCGATGCCCATGCGCACGTCTTTGCCATCAACCTTGTCGCCGAGAATGACCGCAACATCGCTCTGACCGAAATGACGGCGCGTGCAGTGCCGCGTATTCGCAAGATGCTTGACCGTGGCTTTACCAGCGTCCGCGACGTCGCCGGGGGCGATGTGGGCATTCGTAACGCCATCGCCCAGGGCTTTATCCCAGGGCCGCGCCTGTTCGTGGGTGGACCCGCTCTGAGCCAGATTGGCGGCCATGGCGATCACCGCAGCATCACCGATGAAAGCCTCGACATCGATCTTAATTCGAGCGCCTTTTACTTCACCTGCCGCATCGTCGAAGGCGTTGATAATCTTCGCAGCGTAGTGCGCAACGAACTGCGCAAGGGTGCCGATCACATCAAGGTCCTGGCCTCGGGCGGCGTCGGTTCGCCCACCGATGCGATCGAGGTGCCGCAATACAGTGAAGAAGAGATCCGCGTCGTGGTGCAGGAGGCCGAGCGGCGCGGCAAATATGTCTGCGCCCATGCCTATGAAAGCGCGGCGATTGCCCATTCGGTCCGGGCCGGCGTGCGCACCATCGAACATGGCAATCTGATCAACAGCGAAACTGCGGCAATGGTCGCCGCTGCCGATGCCTATGTGGTTCCGACCCTTGTCGCCTATGAAGTGACGGCGCAGCATGGCGAGCGCCTGGGTCTTTCGCCGGTCGTCATGCAAAAGCTCAATATGGTCAACGATGCCGGCATCGTCATGCTTGGGCTTTGTGAAGACGCCGGCGTCAAGCTCGGCTTCGGTACTGACCTCATGGGCGACATGGAATTCGCACAATTGCAGGAGCTCACCATCCGGGCCCGCGTGCAGCGGCCGGTGGACGTCTTGAAGTCGGCCACTTCGGTCAATGCCGAGATCGTGCAACGTCCCGATCTGGGGGTCATCGAAGCCGGTGCAACGGCAGATATTCTCGTGGTGGACGGCGATCCGCTCAAGGACATCTCGATCCTGACCGAGCCGGAGAAGAATCTCCGCATGATCATGAAGCAGGGCGACATCTACCGGACTGACCTCACTGCGAAGTCCGCCTGA
- a CDS encoding ABC transporter substrate-binding protein produces the protein MKHRTSAKMVLAGLTLALMGSAGAFAQEAQTGGTLRVLGTAEVDRFDTVPPATADTGSFFRAVSRQLINFAASTDAEEQIAPQADLAESVPTPTDEGLTYTFTLRQGANWDAPDGPRQIVAADVERGFMRLCNPSIPAPAVSYFEDLIVGFAEFCSGFADVEPTVEAMKAYIESSDVEGIETPSENTVVFKLRYAANDFIYLLTLPVTTPAPVEVLDYLPDSPEYRENFISNGPYTVESYVPDTQVTLVRNQAWEAASDPLRKAYVDTIEIIAGVQPDAAMQQLQSGDGDMLYDINVPPVTVQMLTMQGDEKISTLAEGASRMIWINTVSENNDGALRNPLVRQALNYAVNKAAIVQQLGGPEFATPLNGIFPLGILGHHDFEPYPTPNSEGDVEKAKELLAEAGYPDGLSLKMPFRNAGNGAAEAQVLQASLQEAGFEIELIPTPAPDFYPRLITNFDNALNGVWDLVPSGWSPDWPGGAARSIFQPQYTYDGTHGTFNFSDYNNEAANEVADRALATSDLAEAEQLWNEVDEIVMADPPTVPLISQTTVLYHGAAVQNFLPYAAGGNGDWTNVWLSR, from the coding sequence ATGAAACATCGCACATCTGCTAAGATGGTCCTGGCCGGGCTGACGCTCGCTCTTATGGGCTCCGCGGGAGCTTTTGCGCAGGAGGCCCAGACGGGTGGTACCTTGCGCGTTCTGGGAACGGCGGAAGTCGACCGCTTCGACACCGTTCCTCCCGCCACTGCCGACACCGGCAGCTTTTTTCGCGCCGTGTCGCGCCAGCTGATCAACTTCGCCGCATCCACCGATGCCGAAGAGCAGATCGCCCCGCAGGCCGACCTTGCCGAGAGCGTACCGACGCCGACGGATGAAGGCCTGACCTACACCTTTACTTTGCGCCAGGGTGCCAATTGGGACGCTCCCGACGGTCCGCGTCAGATCGTTGCCGCCGACGTCGAGCGCGGCTTCATGCGCCTTTGCAATCCCTCGATCCCAGCGCCGGCCGTATCCTACTTCGAAGATCTGATTGTCGGCTTCGCCGAGTTCTGCTCCGGCTTTGCCGATGTCGAGCCGACCGTCGAAGCCATGAAGGCCTATATAGAGTCCAGTGACGTCGAAGGCATAGAGACGCCTTCCGAGAACACCGTCGTCTTCAAGCTAAGATATGCGGCCAACGATTTCATCTATCTGCTGACCCTGCCGGTCACCACTCCGGCTCCGGTTGAAGTGCTCGACTACTTGCCGGATAGCCCAGAATACCGCGAGAACTTCATCTCGAACGGCCCTTACACGGTCGAATCCTATGTCCCCGATACTCAGGTGACCCTGGTTCGCAACCAGGCATGGGAAGCGGCAAGCGATCCGCTGCGCAAGGCCTATGTCGACACCATCGAGATTATCGCCGGAGTTCAGCCCGATGCCGCCATGCAGCAGCTGCAGTCCGGCGACGGCGACATGCTCTATGATATTAACGTCCCGCCGGTCACTGTGCAGATGCTGACCATGCAGGGAGACGAAAAGATCTCCACCCTTGCAGAGGGTGCGTCGCGCATGATCTGGATCAACACCGTTTCCGAAAACAACGATGGTGCCCTGCGCAACCCGCTGGTGCGCCAGGCGCTCAATTACGCGGTCAACAAGGCCGCCATCGTGCAGCAGCTGGGCGGGCCTGAATTTGCCACCCCGCTGAACGGCATCTTTCCGCTCGGCATTCTCGGTCACCACGATTTCGAGCCCTACCCGACGCCAAACAGCGAAGGCGATGTGGAAAAGGCCAAGGAACTGCTGGCCGAAGCCGGTTATCCCGATGGTCTCTCTCTCAAGATGCCGTTCCGCAATGCCGGCAACGGTGCTGCCGAAGCCCAGGTGCTACAGGCGAGCCTCCAGGAGGCAGGGTTTGAAATCGAACTGATCCCAACCCCGGCTCCGGACTTCTACCCGCGCCTCATCACCAACTTCGACAACGCCCTCAACGGCGTCTGGGACCTGGTGCCTTCGGGCTGGTCGCCGGATTGGCCGGGTGGCGCTGCCCGCTCGATCTTCCAGCCGCAATACACCTATGACGGTACCCACGGCACCTTCAATTTCTCCGACTACAACAATGAAGCGGCCAACGAAGTGGCCGACCGGGCGCTTGCAACGTCCGACCTCGCCGAAGCCGAGCAGCTCTGGAACGAGGTTGACGAAATCGTCATGGCCGATCCTCCGACCGTGCCGCTGATCTCGCAGACCACCGTGCTCTACCACGGCGCGGCGGTTCAGAACTTCCTGCCCTATGCTGCTGGCGGCAATGGCGACTGGACCAATGTCTGGCTGAGCCGCTAG
- a CDS encoding NAD(P)/FAD-dependent oxidoreductase, with the protein MKPLAPETLWTRTARQPAQFDTTLPQSVDIAIIGGGFTGLTAARELLIAGRSATVLEAGVIGSGASGMNAGFVVPNFAKTDPNAVRSKLGTDKGNALLRLVGDGANSVFRTIEEEGIACDAKQVGWLNPAYGAAGADMLKARAALWRALGRPVSFLDADAVQEQTGMNIYTGALLDAEGGTIHPLDYLRGLAQSVRRRGGTVHEGQCVDEVVREGSGWRLTMRSGATLFAGKVLQCTNAFTTGIASRMGRSTVPLRVYQIATTPADNETVQRIARSGRPVGDTRQNLFTYRLDRNNRLISGGMAAVPFGAFDRLGKAVAQRLSEELHLPNAVAPEIVWTGVAAMTPDFLPRLYQMGEGWFGGIGCNGRGIAMTAQLGRVLARAALGDDINSLPIPLRTLRPLPFHRFSPWVASAALVQARLKDVMAR; encoded by the coding sequence ATGAAGCCCCTCGCTCCCGAGACGCTCTGGACCCGCACGGCGCGGCAGCCGGCGCAATTCGATACTACCCTGCCCCAGTCAGTCGATATCGCCATCATCGGTGGCGGCTTTACAGGCCTGACCGCGGCTCGCGAACTGCTGATCGCCGGCCGTTCGGCTACGGTACTCGAAGCCGGCGTGATCGGTTCGGGCGCAAGCGGTATGAATGCCGGTTTCGTGGTGCCAAACTTCGCCAAGACTGATCCGAACGCTGTGCGCTCGAAGCTTGGCACCGACAAGGGCAATGCCCTGTTGCGCCTGGTTGGCGATGGCGCCAATTCCGTCTTTCGCACCATCGAGGAAGAAGGAATTGCCTGCGATGCAAAACAGGTCGGCTGGCTCAATCCGGCCTATGGCGCAGCGGGCGCCGACATGCTCAAGGCGCGCGCAGCGCTCTGGCGAGCACTCGGTCGCCCGGTGAGCTTTCTCGATGCCGACGCAGTGCAAGAACAGACCGGCATGAACATCTATACTGGCGCCTTGCTCGACGCCGAAGGCGGCACCATCCACCCCCTCGACTACCTGCGCGGCCTGGCACAGAGCGTCCGCCGCCGCGGCGGGACCGTGCACGAGGGGCAGTGCGTGGACGAGGTCGTTCGCGAAGGGTCCGGCTGGCGGCTCACGATGCGGTCTGGCGCCACGTTGTTTGCCGGCAAAGTGCTTCAATGCACCAATGCCTTCACCACCGGCATCGCATCACGCATGGGGCGTTCCACCGTTCCTCTTCGTGTGTACCAGATCGCGACTACTCCGGCAGACAACGAAACCGTTCAGCGCATCGCGCGTTCCGGTCGCCCGGTCGGCGATACTCGGCAAAATCTCTTCACCTATCGCCTCGATCGCAACAACCGCCTGATCAGTGGCGGCATGGCCGCCGTTCCTTTTGGCGCCTTCGACCGCCTCGGCAAGGCCGTTGCGCAGCGGCTCAGCGAAGAGTTGCATCTGCCGAACGCCGTCGCTCCGGAAATCGTCTGGACCGGCGTCGCTGCCATGACACCCGACTTCCTGCCGCGCCTTTACCAAATGGGAGAAGGCTGGTTCGGCGGCATCGGCTGCAACGGGCGCGGCATCGCCATGACAGCCCAACTCGGTCGCGTGCTGGCCCGCGCTGCCCTTGGCGATGACATCAACAGCTTGCCCATCCCCCTCCGAACGCTTCGCCCTCTACCGTTTCACCGCTTTTCGCCATGGGTCGCGTCGGCTGCGCTGGTTCAGGCACGCCTCAAGGACGTGATGGCCCGGTGA
- a CDS encoding dipeptide ABC transporter ATP-binding protein — MTVLSVRNLNIDIPTGDGHVHAARDVSFDVGAEELFGIAGESGSGKSVLSQAIMGLLPGAIISGEILFEGRNLLTLPAREMQRLRGNRIAMISQDPLSSLHPFYTIGAQITEAIRIHRKVSEAEALREAVDTLTRVGIYDAEKRVHDYPHQFSGGMRQRVMIAMAIVLRPALLIADEPTTALDVTVQAQIIALLNQMRRELGTAIIMVTHDLELLSSIADHAMVMYAGNRMEFGPGDAVLGAPAHPYTLGLQRSSPNHETRGDLPSIPGQPPSLLVEQKACAFAPRCPAVMDICRQQRPPVRVFEDGTQSLCWLEDKASRTAAALAPAPEVPRPVDQPSDIVVSVSDVRLTYGGRSLFGKSINLEVLKGVSLDLPRGKTLGIVGESGCGKSTLARIIAGLLPPTSGDVTIEGKSVVDLDRASWVEMRKRVQMVFQDPFGSLNPRRRVGSIIGDPFRIQNVAHGAQRKNRVRELMEVVGLNPEHYNRFPSEFSGGQRQRIGIARALALNPSIIIFDEPVSALDVSIQAQILNLISRLQRELGLSYLFISHDLAVVRHVSSEIIVMKSGQVVERGDTETLYHNPQHPYTRELLAAADPHYRKSGGSFAVPPGELAP; from the coding sequence ATGACCGTTCTCTCCGTCCGCAATCTGAACATCGACATTCCCACCGGCGATGGCCATGTTCATGCGGCCCGCGACGTTTCTTTCGATGTGGGCGCCGAGGAATTGTTCGGCATTGCCGGCGAGTCAGGGTCGGGCAAGAGCGTGCTCTCGCAGGCCATTATGGGCCTCCTACCGGGCGCAATCATCTCGGGTGAAATCCTCTTCGAAGGCCGAAACCTCCTAACCCTGCCAGCCAGGGAAATGCAGCGCCTGCGCGGCAACCGCATCGCCATGATTTCCCAGGATCCGCTCTCGAGCCTGCATCCCTTCTACACGATCGGCGCGCAGATCACCGAGGCGATCCGCATCCACCGCAAGGTCAGCGAAGCCGAAGCCCTCCGTGAAGCCGTCGACACATTGACCCGCGTCGGCATTTACGATGCCGAAAAGCGCGTTCACGACTATCCCCACCAGTTTTCAGGCGGCATGCGCCAGCGCGTCATGATCGCCATGGCCATCGTGCTCCGCCCAGCGTTGCTGATCGCGGACGAACCCACTACGGCACTCGACGTGACGGTCCAGGCCCAGATCATCGCGCTGCTCAACCAGATGCGCCGCGAACTGGGCACTGCCATCATCATGGTCACCCACGATCTTGAGCTCCTCTCCTCCATCGCCGACCATGCCATGGTCATGTATGCAGGCAACCGCATGGAGTTCGGCCCTGGCGATGCTGTGCTCGGTGCTCCGGCTCACCCCTATACCCTGGGCCTGCAGCGCTCTTCGCCCAATCACGAAACCCGCGGAGACTTGCCCTCCATCCCCGGCCAGCCGCCGAGCCTGCTTGTCGAGCAAAAAGCCTGTGCCTTTGCGCCGCGCTGTCCGGCCGTCATGGACATCTGCCGCCAGCAACGGCCGCCCGTACGCGTCTTCGAGGATGGCACGCAATCGCTGTGCTGGCTCGAAGACAAGGCCTCCCGCACCGCTGCTGCACTTGCTCCCGCACCGGAAGTGCCGAGGCCCGTCGACCAACCGTCCGACATCGTCGTCAGCGTTTCCGATGTCCGCCTGACCTATGGCGGCCGCTCGCTTTTCGGCAAAAGCATTAACCTTGAAGTCCTCAAGGGCGTGAGCCTCGACCTGCCGCGGGGGAAGACTCTCGGCATCGTCGGCGAAAGCGGCTGCGGCAAGTCCACCTTGGCCCGCATCATTGCCGGTCTCCTGCCGCCCACTTCGGGCGACGTCACCATTGAGGGTAAGAGCGTCGTCGACCTTGACCGCGCCAGCTGGGTCGAGATGCGCAAGCGCGTGCAAATGGTATTCCAAGACCCCTTCGGCTCGCTCAACCCCCGCCGCCGTGTCGGCTCCATCATCGGTGACCCGTTCCGCATTCAGAACGTCGCCCACGGCGCCCAGCGCAAGAATAGGGTTCGCGAACTGATGGAAGTCGTTGGGCTAAACCCCGAACACTATAACCGTTTCCCTTCCGAATTCTCCGGCGGCCAGCGCCAGAGAATCGGTATCGCCCGTGCGCTCGCGCTCAATCCTTCGATCATCATCTTCGATGAACCAGTTTCGGCGCTCGATGTGTCCATCCAGGCGCAGATCCTTAATCTCATCAGCCGCCTGCAGCGCGAACTCGGACTTTCATACCTCTTCATCTCGCACGACCTTGCGGTTGTCCGGCATGTGAGCTCCGAGATTATCGTCATGAAATCAGGCCAAGTGGTCGAGCGCGGCGACACCGAAACGCTCTACCACAACCCGCAACACCCCTATACGCGCGAACTACTGGCCGCGGCCGATCCCCATTACAGGAAAAGCGGCGGCAGCTTTGCGGTCCCTCCCGGGGAGCTTGCCCCATGA
- a CDS encoding ABC transporter permease, with the protein MIRFILSRVGFAALVLIMLSGFVFTLFFVAPGDPARIVAGERATEAQVAQVRENLGLDRPIIEQYVSFLGRSLSGDLGYSYRNQQPVLDLIKNRMPATISLCIGAVVLWLLMGIPIGIMSARRPGSFADRFGQGFVLIGVSFPSFVLGMAALYFLYFLPRQAGLTLFPPGGYRPFLPNPGIWAWHLMLPWFTLAFTSAAIYARLTRGQLLEVLGEDYIRTARAKGLSERKVVYKHGVRSIFSPLTTQLGADIAALLGGALVTEQVFGLQGIGSLAVQSVQTQDRPVIIGVVMLAGFFIVIANLIVDFLYILLDPRIRT; encoded by the coding sequence ATGATCCGCTTCATTCTCAGCCGCGTCGGCTTCGCCGCGCTCGTGCTCATCATGCTGAGCGGCTTCGTCTTCACCCTGTTCTTCGTCGCCCCCGGAGATCCTGCGCGCATCGTTGCCGGTGAGCGCGCGACCGAAGCCCAAGTCGCCCAGGTTCGTGAAAATCTCGGCCTCGATCGCCCGATCATAGAGCAATATGTGAGTTTCCTTGGCCGCAGCCTCAGTGGCGATCTCGGCTATTCTTACCGTAACCAGCAGCCGGTGCTCGACCTCATCAAGAACCGCATGCCAGCCACCATTTCGCTTTGCATAGGCGCGGTCGTTCTGTGGTTGCTGATGGGCATTCCGATCGGCATCATGTCCGCTCGCCGGCCGGGCAGCTTCGCCGACCGGTTCGGGCAAGGGTTCGTTTTGATCGGCGTCAGCTTTCCATCCTTCGTCCTTGGGATGGCAGCGCTCTATTTTCTTTATTTCTTGCCGCGCCAGGCTGGTCTGACCCTTTTTCCACCTGGCGGTTATCGTCCGTTTCTCCCTAATCCGGGCATCTGGGCATGGCACCTGATGCTGCCCTGGTTCACTCTCGCCTTCACCTCTGCCGCGATTTATGCCCGCCTCACCCGCGGCCAACTGCTTGAAGTCTTGGGCGAGGATTACATCCGCACCGCTCGCGCCAAGGGACTTTCCGAGCGCAAGGTCGTCTACAAACATGGGGTCCGCTCGATCTTCTCGCCGCTCACCACCCAGCTCGGCGCCGATATCGCCGCTCTCCTTGGCGGCGCGCTGGTGACCGAGCAAGTCTTTGGCCTCCAGGGCATTGGCTCGCTTGCGGTGCAATCCGTGCAGACGCAGGACCGGCCGGTGATCATCGGTGTCGTCATGCTCGCCGGTTTCTTTATCGTTATCGCCAATCTGATCGTGGATTTCCTCTACATCCTGCTCGATCCACGCATCCGGACCTGA
- a CDS encoding prolyl oligopeptidase family serine peptidase → MTTQADVPPLDFDTLYSEPSIIGTLPIGASWSADGQRVAFLWNDAGHTFRDIWIWERDSGARKRLTRLGEGRTSGEPQGISELAWLNGGQIAFVLQGQLYLALEDGTVVPLAIGTQGVRTIAASPDGAKLAFLSGTSLLVVNADTAAQSRTLLAGSTFVGVESFRWAGHQLVFVEADDTNTRKIEIAYDSRGEARKDRFVRAFPGDLLTRRRIGMVDAGGGKIRWFERPDAEDAVWGYDLSRDGKSLLVSSSDLSIKNHTIFMFDVESGFRGVFLASHDPIKIRPDWQVAFAPDDQGLIFLDDRDGFNHLYHLRDKAGAPEAITSGPWEIAEFFVDAARGTIYFIANEAHPAERHVYSVPLAGGEITRLTGPAGIHVPVFAPDYSAFIDLFSDDATPPELFLQDLPDANPPHQITQSPTAAFADRQWAKVHYVPFKSHVDGAELMARVMLPHGFEPNGTHPMVVGSVYSDGLLNQWGGRAAHPSWGIDQYLASRGFVVVSPEIRGSFGRGREWNRAMLNSYGTQDIEDIADCVSTLTGMGYADPKRVGLWGSSYGGLMTLMSLFKKPGFYAAGFAGAPATNVWHAYPEQGWIMGLTEGEDFIDRYTAQSALFHSEGLSDALTILHGTKDEVVLYADTMALVEKLIEQGKTFELVSLPGTGHAWAKQNRTFTRFAYGKLAAFFERHLSP, encoded by the coding sequence ATGACCACCCAAGCCGACGTTCCGCCACTGGATTTTGACACGCTCTACAGCGAGCCCAGCATCATCGGCACCTTGCCGATCGGAGCCTCGTGGTCGGCGGATGGCCAGCGCGTGGCGTTCCTGTGGAATGATGCGGGTCACACCTTCCGCGACATATGGATTTGGGAACGCGACAGCGGCGCGCGCAAGCGGCTGACGCGACTGGGTGAGGGGCGCACAAGTGGCGAGCCGCAGGGCATTTCCGAACTCGCCTGGCTAAATGGTGGGCAGATAGCGTTTGTGCTGCAAGGGCAGCTCTATCTGGCGCTCGAAGACGGCACGGTGGTGCCGCTGGCAATCGGCACGCAAGGCGTACGGACCATCGCCGCATCGCCCGATGGCGCAAAACTCGCCTTCCTGTCCGGCACATCGCTCCTGGTGGTCAATGCAGACACCGCCGCACAGTCACGAACGCTTCTTGCCGGATCGACCTTTGTTGGCGTCGAGTCGTTTCGCTGGGCTGGCCATCAACTGGTTTTCGTCGAAGCCGATGACACCAATACCCGCAAGATCGAGATCGCCTACGACTCGCGTGGCGAAGCGCGGAAGGATCGCTTCGTTCGAGCCTTTCCCGGAGACTTGCTGACCCGTCGGCGTATAGGCATGGTCGATGCCGGCGGCGGCAAGATTCGCTGGTTCGAACGCCCCGATGCCGAAGATGCCGTCTGGGGCTACGACTTATCACGGGACGGCAAGTCGCTTCTTGTCTCGAGCAGCGACCTTTCGATCAAGAACCACACGATCTTCATGTTCGACGTCGAGAGCGGATTCCGCGGCGTCTTTCTTGCTTCGCATGACCCGATCAAGATCCGGCCGGACTGGCAGGTGGCCTTCGCACCGGACGATCAGGGGCTGATCTTCCTCGATGACCGCGATGGCTTCAACCATCTCTATCATTTGCGAGACAAGGCCGGTGCGCCCGAGGCGATTACCTCTGGTCCTTGGGAGATCGCCGAATTCTTCGTCGATGCCGCGCGTGGCACCATCTACTTCATTGCCAACGAAGCCCATCCGGCCGAACGCCACGTTTACTCGGTGCCGCTGGCGGGCGGGGAAATCACGCGGCTGACTGGGCCGGCTGGGATCCATGTCCCGGTGTTTGCGCCGGACTACAGCGCGTTCATCGACCTCTTCAGCGATGACGCGACGCCGCCGGAGCTGTTTCTCCAGGATTTGCCGGATGCAAATCCGCCGCACCAGATCACCCAATCGCCCACGGCCGCCTTCGCCGATCGACAATGGGCCAAGGTGCACTATGTGCCGTTCAAGAGCCATGTCGATGGTGCCGAGCTCATGGCAAGGGTCATGCTGCCGCACGGTTTTGAGCCGAATGGCACCCATCCAATGGTTGTCGGCTCGGTTTATTCCGATGGCCTGCTCAACCAATGGGGCGGCCGGGCGGCGCATCCGAGCTGGGGGATCGATCAATATCTTGCGTCGCGCGGCTTTGTGGTCGTGAGCCCGGAAATTCGCGGTAGTTTCGGGCGGGGCCGGGAATGGAACCGCGCCATGCTCAACAGCTATGGGACGCAGGACATCGAGGACATCGCCGACTGTGTGTCGACGCTGACTGGAATGGGCTATGCCGACCCCAAGCGCGTTGGACTCTGGGGTTCAAGCTATGGCGGCTTGATGACACTGATGTCGCTGTTCAAAAAGCCGGGCTTCTATGCAGCCGGCTTTGCTGGGGCGCCGGCCACCAATGTCTGGCATGCCTATCCCGAGCAGGGCTGGATCATGGGCCTGACCGAAGGCGAAGACTTCATCGATCGCTATACAGCGCAATCGGCGCTGTTCCACAGCGAAGGCCTTTCGGATGCTCTGACCATTCTGCATGGCACCAAGGATGAGGTGGTGCTCTATGCGGACACAATGGCGCTGGTCGAAAAGCTGATCGAGCAAGGCAAGACGTTTGAACTGGTGTCGCTGCCGGGGACCGGCCATGCCTGGGCCAAGCAGAACCGCACCTTCACGCGTTTCGCCTATGGCAAGCTGGCGGCCTTCTTTGAGCGGCATTTAAGTCCATGA
- a CDS encoding GntR family transcriptional regulator, translating into MLASKFSTNELKPVSARKTVHDLVYEQLRDALMSGAFEARKPFTIASLSERFHTSHMPVREALRRLASENALSISASGTAYVPAITVPELRDITLARTIVEGATARIAGPLLTPADIATLEELLDHHRASASAGSNTEMTAANRAFHFHIYRAAGSSVLLSQIENLWLRSGPYVRFLSDRMTDLLKTDRASGFTDQHAAMVAAIRQGDWDGLGKACEADIRASQDLLLDILAREDGTSEAS; encoded by the coding sequence ATGCTTGCAAGCAAGTTCTCGACCAATGAACTGAAGCCGGTTTCGGCCCGCAAGACCGTGCATGATCTGGTCTACGAGCAATTGCGCGACGCGCTGATGTCCGGCGCCTTCGAGGCCCGGAAGCCATTCACCATTGCAAGCCTTTCGGAACGCTTCCACACCTCGCACATGCCCGTGCGCGAGGCCCTGCGCCGGCTCGCTTCCGAAAATGCCTTGAGCATCTCCGCCTCCGGCACCGCCTATGTCCCGGCCATCACCGTTCCCGAACTGCGCGACATTACCCTCGCCCGCACCATTGTGGAAGGCGCGACCGCGCGCATTGCCGGACCTCTCCTCACGCCCGCCGACATTGCAACGCTTGAGGAGCTGCTCGATCATCATCGCGCCAGCGCCAGTGCCGGCAGCAATACCGAAATGACGGCTGCAAACCGCGCCTTTCATTTCCATATTTATCGCGCCGCCGGCAGTTCGGTACTGCTCAGCCAGATCGAAAACCTCTGGCTTCGTTCAGGGCCTTACGTCCGTTTCCTCTCGGACCGGATGACCGACCTCTTGAAGACGGATCGCGCCTCCGGCTTTACCGACCAGCACGCGGCCATGGTCGCTGCCATCAGGCAAGGCGACTGGGACGGCTTAGGCAAGGCCTGTGAAGCCGATATCAGAGCCTCGCAGGACCTGTTGCTCGACATTTTGGCGCGCGAAGACGGCACGTCCGAAGCATCCTGA